From a single Constrictibacter sp. MBR-5 genomic region:
- a CDS encoding LysE family translocator, giving the protein MTVELWLAYVAACTLLLVTPGPTILLVLSYAISEGRRSAWRTVPAVALGDFTAMCCSLAGLGAVMAASGLLFAILKWAGAAYLVYLGIRMWRAPVATAGARPSSAPPRGTRAMAWRVYAVTASNPKGIMFFVAFLPQFVDQTAPMLPQFALLGGTFLVLATLNATLYAVLAGAARDWMRRPSVQAVFNRLGGSILIGAGLMTATLRRAA; this is encoded by the coding sequence ATGACCGTCGAACTCTGGCTGGCCTATGTGGCCGCCTGCACACTTCTCCTGGTGACGCCCGGCCCCACCATCCTCCTCGTCCTCAGCTATGCGATCAGCGAGGGGCGCCGGTCGGCTTGGCGAACGGTTCCAGCCGTCGCCCTGGGCGACTTCACCGCCATGTGCTGTTCCCTGGCGGGGCTCGGCGCGGTGATGGCGGCCTCCGGGCTGCTGTTCGCGATCCTGAAATGGGCGGGAGCCGCGTACCTCGTCTACCTGGGCATCCGGATGTGGCGCGCGCCTGTCGCGACGGCAGGCGCCCGGCCTTCATCGGCACCGCCGCGCGGGACGCGGGCGATGGCGTGGCGGGTCTACGCGGTGACCGCCTCGAACCCGAAGGGCATCATGTTCTTCGTCGCCTTCCTGCCGCAGTTCGTCGACCAGACCGCGCCGATGCTGCCGCAGTTCGCCCTCCTCGGCGGCACGTTCCTGGTGCTCGCCACGCTCAACGCGACGCTCTATGCCGTCCTGGCGGGAGCGGCGCGCGACTGGATGCGGCGTCCGTCGGTCCAGGCCGTCTTCAACAGGCTCGGCGGCAGCATCCTGATCGGTGCGGGCTTGATGACGGCGACGCTGCGCCGCGCCGCGTGA
- a CDS encoding penicillin-binding protein 1A — MARFLRILFTVFLFLGIATVVAAYMVVQRYGDDLPDYAQLADYEPPVTTRVHAGDGRMLAEYATQHRLFVPIDVIPQSIVDAFLAAEDKNFFEHPGIDVSSVARAMVTNLVHIASGRRPVGGSTITQQVAKNFLLTNEVSVDRKIKEALLAFRIEQALSKQRILELYLNEIYLGYGSYGVAAAAMNYFNKSLDDVTLAEAAFLAALPKAPNNYNPVSRNKAARDRRDWVIDRMLEDGRIDRSQAEAAWAQPLEVHKRDDTEYVTAPWFSEEVRREIVARFGDKALYEGGLSVRSTLDMRMQRLGEKALRDGLIDYDRRHGWRGPIAQISAGPGWQERLAGIPRLPSLGDWELAVVLSVDGGGATVGLDDGRSGTIPFDEMKWARPWLEGERVGAPPRRPSDVLSAGDVVAVEAKGQGAFALRQIPAVDGGLVALDPQTGRVLALVGGFSPDRSQFNRATQAKRQPGSAFKPFVYLAALESDFTPATIILDAPIEFNQGPGLGVWRPKNYAGDTLGPVTMRTGLEKSRNLMTIRLAQHIGIDKVAAYAERFGIFDKMPRVLSMSLGAGETTLLRLTNAYGEIANGGKQIEASLIDRVQDRTGRTIYRHDDRSCDGCSGAFARSAQVPPIIAMREQLADPVSIYQVTSMMQGVIERGTATRVRIPGHPLAGKTGTTNDSFDSWFVGFSTSLVVGVYVGFDTPRTLGPRETGSSVAAPVFKEFMQEALEFMPSSPFPVPPGAKLVRISRSTGLPPEPGAGDVILEAFKPGTEPRWRGPVIGDTMEMTAPQYGIGPDPGFYPQGQYAGSYDRQPAAYGGWDAPGYGQPAPATPTPGAAAPYDPQRLYPPSRSGGGGGGGGGAPPPARSAPAPSPSLQGLY; from the coding sequence ATGGCAAGGTTCCTGCGCATACTGTTTACGGTCTTCCTGTTCCTGGGGATCGCTACCGTCGTTGCCGCCTACATGGTGGTGCAGCGCTACGGCGACGATCTCCCGGACTATGCCCAGCTGGCCGACTATGAGCCGCCGGTCACAACGCGCGTGCATGCGGGCGACGGCCGGATGCTTGCCGAGTATGCAACGCAGCACCGCCTCTTCGTGCCGATCGACGTCATCCCGCAGTCGATCGTCGACGCCTTTCTCGCCGCCGAGGACAAGAACTTCTTCGAGCATCCGGGCATCGACGTCTCCAGCGTGGCGCGCGCGATGGTCACCAACCTCGTCCACATCGCGTCCGGCCGGCGGCCGGTGGGCGGTTCGACGATCACCCAGCAGGTCGCGAAGAACTTTCTGCTGACGAACGAGGTTTCCGTCGACCGCAAGATCAAGGAAGCCTTGCTGGCCTTCCGGATCGAGCAGGCGCTCTCCAAGCAACGCATCCTCGAGCTCTATCTGAACGAGATCTATCTCGGCTACGGCTCCTACGGTGTCGCGGCGGCGGCGATGAACTACTTTAACAAGTCGCTCGACGACGTCACCCTGGCCGAGGCGGCGTTCCTCGCCGCCCTGCCGAAGGCACCGAACAACTACAACCCCGTCAGCCGTAACAAGGCGGCGAGGGATCGACGCGACTGGGTCATCGATCGGATGCTGGAGGACGGCCGCATCGATCGCAGCCAGGCGGAGGCGGCATGGGCTCAGCCGCTCGAGGTTCACAAGCGCGACGATACCGAGTACGTCACCGCCCCCTGGTTCTCCGAAGAGGTACGGCGCGAGATCGTTGCCCGCTTCGGCGACAAGGCGCTCTACGAGGGCGGCCTGTCGGTCCGCTCGACCCTGGACATGCGGATGCAGCGCCTCGGCGAGAAGGCGCTGCGGGACGGCCTGATCGATTACGACCGCCGCCACGGCTGGCGGGGGCCGATCGCACAGATCTCCGCCGGGCCCGGCTGGCAGGAGCGGCTCGCCGGGATTCCGCGCCTGCCGTCGCTGGGCGACTGGGAACTGGCCGTGGTTCTGTCCGTGGACGGCGGCGGGGCGACGGTCGGCCTCGATGACGGTCGCAGCGGAACGATCCCGTTCGACGAGATGAAGTGGGCGCGGCCCTGGCTCGAGGGCGAGCGCGTCGGCGCGCCGCCGCGCCGTCCCTCCGACGTTCTTTCGGCCGGCGACGTCGTCGCGGTCGAGGCGAAGGGGCAGGGCGCCTTCGCGCTGCGCCAGATCCCGGCCGTCGACGGCGGCCTCGTGGCGCTCGATCCGCAGACCGGTCGGGTGCTGGCGCTGGTCGGCGGCTTCAGCCCGGATCGCAGCCAGTTCAACCGCGCGACCCAGGCGAAGCGCCAGCCGGGTTCGGCGTTCAAGCCGTTCGTCTATCTGGCGGCCCTGGAATCGGACTTCACGCCCGCCACGATCATTCTCGACGCGCCGATCGAGTTCAACCAGGGGCCCGGACTCGGAGTTTGGCGGCCCAAGAACTATGCCGGCGACACGCTCGGTCCCGTCACCATGCGGACCGGCCTGGAGAAGTCGCGCAACCTGATGACGATCCGCCTCGCCCAGCACATCGGCATCGACAAGGTGGCCGCGTATGCCGAGCGCTTCGGCATCTTCGACAAGATGCCGCGCGTCCTGTCCATGTCGCTGGGCGCGGGCGAGACGACGCTCCTGCGCCTGACCAATGCCTACGGCGAGATCGCCAACGGCGGCAAGCAGATCGAGGCGAGCCTCATCGACCGGGTGCAGGATCGGACCGGCCGGACGATCTATCGCCACGACGACCGTTCCTGCGACGGCTGCAGCGGCGCCTTCGCCCGGTCCGCCCAGGTGCCGCCGATCATCGCCATGCGCGAGCAGCTGGCCGATCCTGTGAGCATCTACCAGGTGACGTCCATGATGCAGGGCGTCATCGAGCGCGGCACTGCCACGCGCGTGCGCATCCCCGGTCATCCGCTGGCGGGCAAGACGGGGACGACGAACGATTCGTTCGACTCCTGGTTCGTCGGCTTCTCGACCAGTCTGGTCGTCGGGGTCTATGTCGGCTTCGACACGCCGCGCACCCTCGGCCCGCGCGAGACCGGGTCGAGCGTGGCCGCTCCGGTCTTCAAGGAGTTCATGCAGGAGGCGCTGGAGTTCATGCCCTCCTCGCCGTTCCCGGTGCCTCCCGGCGCGAAGCTGGTCCGCATCAGCCGTTCCACAGGTCTGCCGCCCGAGCCCGGCGCCGGCGACGTGATCCTCGAAGCGTTCAAGCCCGGCACCGAGCCGCGCTGGCGCGGGCCGGTCATCGGCGACACGATGGAGATGACGGCGCCGCAATACGGCATCGGTCCGGATCCCGGCTTCTACCCGCAGGGGCAGTATGCGGGCAGCTACGATCGTCAGCCCGCCGCGTATGGCGGCTGGGATGCGCCCGGCTACGGCCAGCCCGCCCCCGCGACGCCGACGCCCGGTGCGGCGGCGCCCTACGATCCGCAGCGCCTCTATCCGCCGTCGCGTAGCGGCGGCGGTGGCGGCGGTGGTGGTGGAGCGCCGCCGCCGGCACGCTCCGCCCCGGCGCCGAGCCCGAGCCTTCAGGGTCTCTATTGA
- a CDS encoding N-acetylmuramoyl-L-alanine amidase translates to MRRFSRLLGCLVLLAGLLGAGAAQAVPEVTAVRVGDQASSTRVVLDLSEPVTYRLFTLANPHRVVLDLPELAWSVAEAEVGLGVVTGLRHGLFRPGTSRVVFDLGQPVRVQDAFMLPPNAEHGHRLVVDIEPLAGGSESRVATAAPVQTASIAPVMPVVRRPAMRVVAIDAGHGGVDPGAIGVRGTFEKNVTLAAARELRRQLEATGRYKVVMTRSDDTFLRLRERVATARHGGAELFISLHADSHPSAATRGLSVYTLSATASDKEAAALAQRENKADLIAGVDLSAESREVVDILIDLAQRETMNLSAQYAGMLVSNLREAVTLLPKTHRFAGFAVLKAPDIPSVLVELGYMSNRDEERLLRDAAYRRKLMGAIVRATDAYFSHKGSFGRS, encoded by the coding sequence ATGAGGCGTTTTTCACGGCTCCTGGGTTGTCTGGTTCTGCTCGCCGGCTTGCTGGGAGCGGGGGCGGCGCAGGCTGTCCCCGAGGTTACGGCGGTGCGCGTCGGCGATCAGGCGTCGAGCACGCGCGTCGTCCTCGACCTGTCCGAGCCCGTCACCTATCGCCTGTTCACGCTGGCGAACCCGCACCGCGTCGTCCTCGACCTGCCGGAACTGGCCTGGAGTGTGGCGGAGGCGGAGGTCGGCCTCGGCGTCGTCACGGGCCTCCGGCACGGCCTTTTTCGGCCAGGCACGTCCCGGGTGGTGTTCGATCTGGGCCAGCCGGTCAGGGTGCAGGATGCCTTCATGCTGCCGCCCAACGCCGAGCACGGCCACCGGCTCGTCGTCGACATCGAGCCGCTCGCCGGCGGATCCGAAAGCCGGGTCGCCACGGCCGCACCGGTGCAGACCGCCTCGATCGCACCGGTCATGCCGGTCGTCCGCCGGCCGGCGATGCGCGTCGTGGCGATCGATGCGGGCCACGGCGGCGTGGATCCGGGCGCCATCGGCGTGCGCGGGACCTTCGAGAAGAACGTCACGCTCGCCGCGGCGCGCGAACTGCGGCGCCAGTTGGAGGCGACCGGCCGCTACAAGGTCGTCATGACGCGTTCGGACGACACCTTTCTGAGGTTGCGTGAGCGGGTCGCGACCGCTCGCCACGGCGGCGCGGAGCTCTTCATTTCGCTCCACGCGGATTCGCATCCCAGCGCGGCGACCCGCGGCCTCTCCGTCTACACGCTCTCGGCGACCGCCTCGGACAAGGAGGCGGCGGCTTTGGCGCAGCGCGAGAACAAGGCCGATCTCATTGCGGGCGTCGACCTCTCGGCGGAAAGCCGCGAGGTCGTCGACATCCTGATCGACCTCGCCCAGCGCGAGACGATGAACCTCTCCGCCCAGTACGCGGGCATGCTGGTTTCAAACCTTCGTGAGGCGGTCACGCTGCTTCCGAAGACGCACCGCTTCGCCGGCTTCGCGGTGCTGAAGGCGCCGGACATCCCCTCTGTCCTCGTGGAACTCGGCTACATGTCGAACCGCGACGAGGAGCGCCTCCTGCGCGATGCGGCCTACCGGCGTAAGCTGATGGGCGCCATCGTCCGCGCAACGGATGCCTATTTCTCACACAAGGGCAGCTTCGGACGCTCCTGA
- a CDS encoding O-acetylhomoserine aminocarboxypropyltransferase, translated as MTGDRPRYGIETLAIHAGASPDPMTGARSTPIYQTTSFVFEDADQAASLFNLQTYGYIYSRLGNPTVSVLEERVATLEGGRGAIATASGHAAQMLACFTLLQPGDHILASNKVYGGTITQFTRTFAKFGWQATLVDPDDPENFRRALTPETKMIFVESLANPGGVVVDLEKVAAIAHEAGIPLVVDNTLASPFLCRPIEWGADIVVHSTTKFLSGHGNAMGGMVVDSGRFDWSRNDKFPSLSQPEPAYHGLRFHETFGDLAMTVHGHAVGLRDLGAAMAPINAFLTITGIETLPLRMERHVRNAGAVAAYLEAHPEVAWVSYAGLPSSRHHALARKYLPLGAGSVFTFGLKGGYEAGVRVVEACNIFSHLANVGDTRSLILHPASTTHRQLAPEQQVAAGAGPDVIRLSVGIETVDDIIADLDQALAKA; from the coding sequence ATGACCGGCGATAGACCGCGCTACGGTATCGAGACGCTGGCGATTCACGCCGGCGCCTCCCCCGACCCGATGACCGGCGCACGTTCGACGCCGATCTACCAGACGACCTCGTTCGTCTTCGAGGACGCCGACCAAGCGGCATCGCTCTTCAACCTGCAGACCTACGGCTACATCTACTCGCGGCTCGGCAATCCCACTGTCTCGGTGCTGGAGGAGCGGGTCGCGACGCTGGAGGGCGGCCGTGGCGCCATCGCGACGGCCTCGGGGCATGCGGCGCAGATGCTCGCCTGCTTCACGCTGCTGCAGCCGGGCGACCACATCCTGGCGTCGAACAAGGTCTATGGCGGGACGATCACCCAGTTCACCCGGACCTTCGCCAAGTTCGGCTGGCAGGCCACGCTGGTCGATCCCGACGATCCGGAGAATTTCCGCCGCGCCCTGACGCCGGAGACGAAGATGATCTTCGTCGAGAGCCTGGCCAATCCCGGCGGCGTGGTCGTCGACCTGGAGAAGGTCGCCGCCATCGCGCACGAGGCGGGCATTCCGCTGGTGGTCGACAACACCCTCGCCTCGCCGTTCCTGTGCCGGCCGATCGAGTGGGGGGCGGACATCGTTGTCCACTCGACGACGAAGTTCCTGTCGGGCCACGGCAACGCCATGGGCGGAATGGTCGTCGACAGCGGGCGGTTCGACTGGTCGCGCAACGACAAGTTTCCGAGCCTCAGCCAGCCGGAGCCGGCCTATCACGGCCTGCGCTTCCACGAGACCTTCGGCGATCTGGCGATGACCGTGCACGGCCACGCCGTCGGCCTGCGCGACCTCGGTGCGGCGATGGCGCCGATCAACGCCTTCCTGACGATCACCGGCATCGAGACGCTGCCGCTGCGCATGGAACGCCACGTCCGCAATGCGGGCGCGGTCGCCGCCTATCTGGAAGCGCATCCCGAGGTCGCGTGGGTGTCCTATGCCGGCTTGCCCTCCAGCCGGCACCACGCGCTGGCGCGGAAATACCTCCCGCTCGGCGCCGGGTCCGTCTTCACCTTCGGGCTGAAGGGCGGCTACGAGGCGGGCGTCCGCGTCGTCGAGGCCTGCAACATCTTCTCCCACCTCGCCAACGTCGGCGACACGCGCAGCCTGATCCTGCATCCGGCATCGACCACCCACCGCCAGTTGGCGCCGGAGCAGCAGGTGGCGGCGGGCGCCGGGCCGGACGTCATCCGCCTGTCGGTGGGGATCGAGACGGTGGACGACATCATCGCCGACCTGGACCAGGCGCTGGCGAAGGCCTGA
- a CDS encoding Rne/Rng family ribonuclease, translated as MTKRMLIDATQPEETRVVVLDGERVDDFDYESSARKTLKGNIYLGKITRVEPSLQAAFVEYGGNRHGFLPFNDIHPDYYRIPIADREALIDDADQDEDADVEEIAAEAGDDAVHAEADEDGEDAEPIETVGGAEDEVEDAPRARPRMRRHYKIQEVIKRRQIILVQVTKEERGNKGAALTSYISLAGRYCVLMPNAVRGGGISRKITNVADRRRLKEVIDSLDVPEGMGVILRTAGMERTKPEIRRDYDFLLRVWDEIREKTLSSRAPALIYEEASLIKRAIRDTYSQDIDEILVEGDTAYRAAREFMNALMPTHVDRVTAYKDPSAHIFPRFGVESQLDALHSHTVRLRSGGYIVLNATEALVAIDVNSGRATRERHIEETAVKTNLEAADEIARQLRLRDLAGIVVIDFIDMEDRRNNSAVERRLKEALKNDRARIQMGRISQLGLVELSRQRLRPSLFETSMVVCPTCAGHGSVRSVESTALYVFRSIEEDALKRRNAEVAVYVPTPVALYILNHKRHALHDLERANALRIMIECDDGLVGPAFRIEQTRVIEPVIEATYETVGDDEDLAEAEEIAAIAAPTPVAASAPEEPAERPARAEAEEDADSAGAAKRRRRGRRGGRRRGGRRPEGEIGTTEATMGDGVGEAAAEEAEAPAGEPEPAAPEHAAPEPVAPEPVAAEPAPEEPVVEPVASAPVAEAPAAPIAVVEATPPAEAAPVAEEPAPKPKARRTRKPKAAAAEAAPAPVEAAPTAEETPRKPRTRRPAKAKAAAEETAPAKTEAAPAKAPRSRRPKRAAADTVATETVDAKPAAAPAAPEAAPVPASPAPAAAEREREPAVAEASEAPQRRRRGWWQRPTD; from the coding sequence ATGACAAAGCGTATGCTGATCGACGCGACGCAGCCGGAAGAAACCCGCGTCGTCGTGCTCGATGGTGAACGCGTAGACGATTTCGACTACGAGTCGTCGGCGCGAAAGACCCTCAAGGGCAACATCTATCTCGGCAAGATCACCCGCGTCGAGCCGTCGCTCCAGGCGGCCTTCGTCGAGTATGGCGGCAACCGCCACGGCTTCCTGCCGTTCAACGACATCCACCCCGACTATTATCGGATTCCGATCGCCGACCGCGAGGCGCTGATCGACGACGCCGATCAGGACGAAGACGCGGACGTCGAAGAGATCGCGGCCGAAGCCGGCGACGACGCCGTGCATGCCGAAGCGGACGAGGACGGCGAGGACGCCGAGCCGATCGAGACCGTCGGCGGCGCCGAGGATGAAGTCGAGGACGCCCCGCGCGCCCGGCCCCGGATGCGCCGGCACTACAAGATCCAGGAAGTGATCAAGCGCCGCCAGATCATCCTGGTGCAGGTCACCAAGGAGGAACGCGGCAACAAGGGCGCAGCGCTGACCAGCTACATCTCGCTGGCCGGCCGCTATTGCGTGCTGATGCCGAACGCCGTGCGCGGCGGGGGCATTTCCCGCAAGATCACCAACGTCGCCGACCGCCGCCGCCTGAAGGAAGTCATCGACTCGCTCGACGTGCCGGAGGGCATGGGCGTGATCCTGCGCACCGCCGGCATGGAGCGGACGAAGCCCGAGATCCGGCGCGACTACGACTTCCTGCTGCGCGTCTGGGACGAGATCCGCGAGAAGACGCTGAGTTCGCGCGCACCGGCGCTGATCTACGAGGAAGCGAGCCTCATCAAGCGCGCCATCCGCGACACCTACAGCCAGGACATCGACGAGATCCTGGTCGAGGGCGACACGGCGTACCGGGCCGCGCGCGAGTTCATGAACGCGCTGATGCCGACGCACGTGGACCGCGTGACGGCCTACAAGGACCCGTCGGCGCACATCTTCCCGCGCTTCGGGGTCGAGAGTCAGCTCGACGCGCTGCACTCGCATACGGTGCGGCTGCGCTCCGGCGGGTACATCGTGCTCAACGCGACCGAGGCCCTGGTCGCGATCGACGTGAACTCCGGCCGCGCGACGCGCGAGCGTCACATCGAGGAGACGGCGGTCAAGACGAACCTGGAGGCAGCGGACGAGATCGCCCGCCAGCTCCGCCTGCGCGATCTCGCCGGCATCGTCGTCATCGACTTCATCGACATGGAGGACCGCCGCAACAATTCGGCGGTCGAGCGTCGCCTGAAGGAGGCGCTCAAGAACGACCGCGCGCGCATCCAGATGGGCCGCATCAGCCAGCTCGGCCTGGTGGAGCTCTCCCGCCAGCGCCTGCGGCCAAGCCTGTTCGAGACCAGCATGGTCGTCTGCCCGACCTGCGCCGGCCACGGCTCGGTGCGGTCGGTCGAGTCGACCGCGCTCTACGTGTTTCGCTCGATCGAGGAGGATGCGCTGAAGCGGCGCAATGCCGAGGTCGCGGTCTACGTGCCGACGCCGGTCGCCCTCTACATCCTCAACCATAAGCGCCATGCGCTGCACGATCTCGAGCGTGCCAACGCACTGCGGATCATGATCGAGTGCGACGACGGGCTGGTCGGCCCGGCCTTCCGCATCGAGCAGACGCGCGTGATCGAGCCGGTCATCGAGGCCACCTACGAGACGGTCGGCGACGACGAGGATCTGGCGGAGGCGGAAGAGATCGCCGCGATCGCGGCGCCGACGCCCGTCGCGGCCTCCGCCCCGGAAGAACCGGCCGAGCGGCCGGCCCGGGCGGAAGCCGAGGAAGACGCTGACAGCGCGGGCGCGGCGAAGCGGCGCCGCCGCGGACGCCGCGGCGGACGCCGGCGCGGTGGACGCCGCCCCGAGGGCGAAATCGGCACGACCGAGGCGACCATGGGCGACGGCGTCGGCGAGGCTGCAGCCGAGGAGGCCGAGGCCCCCGCTGGCGAGCCGGAGCCGGCTGCGCCCGAGCATGCGGCACCCGAACCGGTAGCACCGGAACCGGTGGCCGCCGAGCCCGCTCCGGAAGAGCCCGTCGTGGAGCCGGTCGCATCGGCACCGGTTGCCGAGGCACCCGCGGCACCGATCGCCGTGGTCGAGGCGACGCCGCCGGCCGAAGCGGCGCCCGTCGCCGAGGAGCCGGCGCCCAAGCCGAAGGCGCGGCGCACACGCAAGCCCAAGGCCGCAGCGGCAGAAGCCGCGCCGGCACCTGTCGAGGCCGCACCGACAGCCGAGGAGACGCCGCGGAAGCCGCGGACCCGCCGCCCGGCGAAGGCCAAGGCGGCAGCCGAGGAGACTGCGCCGGCAAAGACGGAAGCCGCGCCGGCGAAGGCACCGCGCTCGCGTCGGCCGAAGCGCGCCGCCGCGGACACCGTCGCCACGGAGACCGTGGACGCCAAGCCGGCGGCGGCACCCGCCGCGCCCGAGGCCGCCCCTGTGCCGGCCTCTCCCGCACCGGCTGCCGCCGAACGGGAAAGGGAGCCGGCGGTCGCCGAGGCCTCCGAGGCGCCGCAGCGGCGTCGCCGCGGCTGGTGGCAGCGTCCGACCGACTGA
- the prfB gene encoding peptide chain release factor 2 (programmed frameshift): MRPEIQALVDEIRDAIALIRRHLDWDNAVVRLDELNAEAERPDLWNDPTAAQKVMRERTRLEAAVRDTKALEQGLADNIDLIELGEAEGEQSIVDEAEQALRDLHARSQRSRLASLLSGEADANDAFVEIHAGAGGTEAQDWAEMLLRMYARWAEARGYKTQLIEESPGEEAGLKSVTIRVSGDNAYGWLKTESGVHRLVRISPFDSQARRQTSFASVWIYPVVDEDIEIEILDKDLRIDTYRASGAGGQHVNKTDSAVRMTHLPSGIVVACQTERSQHQNRDRAMEMLRARLYEAELQKREAESQAIEAGKSDIGWGHQIRSYVLQPYQMVKDLRTGVEKGNPTAVLDGDIDDFLAASLAAKAGSQRETAD; encoded by the exons ATGCGTCCCGAAATTCAGGCCCTGGTCGACGAGATCCGCGATGCCATCGCCCTGATCCGGAGGCATCTT GACTGGGATAATGCAGTCGTCCGCCTCGACGAGCTGAATGCCGAGGCCGAGCGTCCCGATCTGTGGAACGACCCCACAGCGGCCCAGAAGGTCATGCGCGAGCGGACCCGGCTGGAGGCGGCGGTGCGCGACACCAAGGCTCTCGAGCAGGGGCTGGCCGATAACATCGACCTGATCGAACTGGGCGAAGCCGAGGGCGAGCAGAGCATCGTAGACGAAGCCGAGCAGGCCCTGCGCGACCTGCATGCGCGGTCGCAGCGGTCGCGCCTCGCCAGCCTGCTGTCCGGCGAGGCCGACGCCAACGACGCGTTCGTCGAGATCCACGCCGGCGCCGGCGGCACCGAGGCGCAGGACTGGGCCGAGATGCTGCTGCGCATGTATGCCCGCTGGGCGGAGGCGCGCGGCTACAAGACCCAACTGATAGAGGAGAGCCCCGGCGAAGAGGCGGGTCTCAAGTCGGTGACCATTCGCGTGTCCGGCGACAACGCCTACGGCTGGCTCAAGACCGAGAGCGGCGTCCACCGGCTGGTGCGCATATCGCCGTTCGACTCCCAGGCGAGGCGCCAGACCAGCTTCGCGTCCGTCTGGATCTATCCCGTGGTCGACGAGGACATCGAGATCGAGATCCTCGACAAGGACCTGCGGATCGACACCTATCGGGCGTCCGGCGCCGGCGGCCAGCACGTCAACAAGACGGACAGCGCCGTGCGCATGACCCATCTGCCGTCCGGCATCGTCGTGGCCTGCCAGACGGAGCGGTCGCAGCACCAGAACCGCGACCGCGCCATGGAGATGCTCCGCGCGCGGCTCTACGAGGCGGAGTTGCAGAAGCGCGAGGCGGAGTCCCAGGCGATCGAGGCCGGCAAGTCCGACATCGGCTGGGGCCACCAGATCCGGTCCTACGTCCTGCAGCCCTACCAGATGGTCAAGGACCTGCGGACCGGCGTGGAGAAGGGCAACCCGACCGCCGTTCTGGACGGCGACATCGACGACTTTCTCGCCGCCTCCCTGGCCGCCAAGGCCGGCAGCCAGCGGGAGACCGCCGACTGA
- a CDS encoding CoA-binding protein: MNHDAYGDDYLRGILKSVRTVAMVGASPHWNRPSYFVMKYLQAKGYRVIPVNPGATGQEILGETTYAALRDVPVPYEMVDIFRNSEAAGPITDEAVACGAKTVWMQIGVRNDAAAARAEAAGLTVVMNRCPKIEYSRLCGELGWSGVNTGIISSKRRRA; the protein is encoded by the coding sequence ATGAACCACGATGCCTATGGCGACGACTATCTGCGCGGCATCCTGAAGTCGGTGCGGACCGTGGCGATGGTGGGTGCCAGCCCCCACTGGAACCGGCCGAGCTATTTCGTGATGAAGTACCTGCAGGCGAAGGGCTACCGGGTCATTCCGGTCAACCCGGGTGCCACCGGGCAGGAGATCCTGGGCGAGACGACCTACGCCGCGCTCCGGGACGTGCCCGTCCCCTACGAGATGGTCGACATCTTCCGCAATTCGGAAGCAGCCGGACCGATCACGGACGAGGCCGTCGCATGCGGCGCGAAGACGGTCTGGATGCAGATCGGCGTGCGCAACGATGCCGCCGCCGCACGCGCCGAGGCCGCCGGCCTGACGGTCGTCATGAACCGCTGCCCGAAGATCGAGTATTCCCGCCTGTGCGGCGAACTCGGCTGGAGCGGCGTCAACACCGGCATCATTTCGAGCAAGCGCCGCCGCGCTTGA